Proteins encoded in a region of the Lepisosteus oculatus isolate fLepOcu1 chromosome 23, fLepOcu1.hap2, whole genome shotgun sequence genome:
- the LOC102693186 gene encoding alpha-2-macroglobulin-like protein 1 isoform X1: MSAAPFQRSSLFQESEETSHITWAAPPSCISTLYRRPSLELVMWRVLLLAPLLLQTAVADPAPGPIYLVTVTSKTTGGSTETLCAQFFHPNETLSFTITLVTETRNLSLLEEQVKEKEFYRCIPFQVPTVNTNTVVQVRVTVRGQTVEMDKETKILIQPSETLTFIQTDKPVYKPGQTIKFRIVSLDSAFVPLETMYPTVELQDPSSNRIAQWLNRTSTSGIVDLSNPMSPEALQGSYVITAWSQTGKETTHSFEIKEYVLPKYEVKVHLPRVITIMDKEATFKVCGKYTYGKPVLGEVTATFCRKGYNYYWYRSSDTQDICTKYSLRTDRTGCATGTVDLTNYALNRTGYEDVFNLESYLEEDGTGVILRGSSTTEFSSDIIRIQFEDLPKGFKTGIPLTGKIKVTRPDSSPAAGEPVELVLAQGEIRQSQNFTTDSNGLVSFSLDTSSWKSDSASLSAEYRGSQDFEFEMDVRRPLYRSAFQSLLPFYSKSKSFLKIQPANGPLPCDKDEPIGVEYIIQGEELQTGQAYLDFYYLVVAKGSIVRNGRLEIQVKTGEVNKGELSLILEKTIELAPVAQVVVYTVLPNGEAVADSFDFEVQLCFKNKVSLKFSSSEELPGGDTTLSLQAQPGSLCALRAIDQSVLLMSPEKELNAQNVYRYLPIQKLSEYPYDALDKEEDVCIPNPIGPPGPFGMKRQRFFYFPYERKYDVYHIFQDVGLKIMTNSDIKKPVDCHFPMYDYMVGAAGPFQDNPVLVRKGFAEEQDSDPVPVMDFAVQSGMSSEPPKKTIRTYFPETWIWQLVPVGESGSVKMGETVPDTITKWEAGAFCTSPVGFGLAPSTQLTAFQPFFVEVTLPYSVIRSEVFQLKATVFNYLSKCIMVKASLAESSDFKSQPCDGCQYTQCLCAEESKTFTWILTATTLGEVNVSVTAEALKTEDLCGNEVATVPEKGRMDIIVRTLLVEAEGTEQTKSHNRLMCPADGPVKEQISLTLPEVIVEGSAKASISVLGDILGRAMKNLDKLLAMPFGCGEQNMILFSPNIYILKYLESTHQLTQEIKNRATGFLQSGYQRELNYKHDDGSYSAFGKSDESGNTWLTAFVLKSFGSARPYIFIDPQHTSEAKRWLSQLQRNDGCFESVGKLFHNEMKGGVSDEVSLTAYIVAGLLELEKNVTDPIIENSLSCLRPVIGNLNNTYTMALLSYTFTLAGDEAMRGRLLTELDALAKTTGGSRHWSRSGDDGETSSLDVEMTSYVLLALLSGPELPSFGLGYSSSIVRWLVKQQNPYGGFSSTQDTVVALQALALYGAATFSPEGSTTLTVRSAGDYRREFTVNQDTRLLYQEEMLKEVKGEYTLEAQGKSCIFVQIAQKYNIPPPPDFSAFTISAEAKGNCSGSGKKVLTVTVEVRYNGKRKETNMVIINVKLLSGFILVESSIPSLKGAVLVKRVDTDEGNVIIYLDNLESMIPVRYSFLISEDIPVRNLQPAIVKIYDYYQTRDEAVSQYTSPCAEDDTLNQV; this comes from the exons ATGTCGGCGGCACCTTTTCAGAGATCATCGCTGTTTCAGGAAAGTGAG GAGACGAGTCACATAACCTGGGCTGCTCCTCCATCCTGCATCTCCACTCTCTACCGAAGACCCTCGCTGGAGCTCGTGATGTGGAGGGTGTTGCTCCTCGCGCCTCTGCTTCTGCAGACTGCCGTAGCTGACCCGGCTCCTGGACC CATCTACCTGGTGACGGTGACATCCAAGACGACCGGGGGCTCCACCGAGACCCTGTGTGCTCAGTTCTTCCACCCCAATGAAACGCTTTCGTTCACCATCACCCTGGTGACGGAGACCAGAAATCTCTCTTTGCTGGAGGAGCAAGTGAAGGAGAAGGAGTTCTACCGCTGCATTCCCTTCCAG GTTCCCACAGTGAACACCAACACTGTAGTCCAAGTCCGTGTGACCGTTAGAGGACAAACAGTGGAAATGGACAAAGAGACGAAAATCCTCATCCAGCCCAGCGAGACTCTTACCTTCATCCAGACTGACAAGCCCGTCTACAAACCAGGACAAACAA TTAAGTTCCGTATTGTCTCACTGGATTCAGCTTTCGTGCCTCTCGAGACAATG taCCCCACAGTGGAACTTCAG GATCCTTCCTCGAACCGCATCGCCCAGTGGCTCAACAGGACGTCTACCAGTGGGATCGTGGACCTTTCGAATCCCATGAGCCCGGAAGCACTGCAAGGGTCGTACGTCATAACAGCTTGGAGCCAGACAGGCAAAGAAACCACCCACTCCTTTGAAATCAAAGAATACG TCCTACCCAAGTATGAAGTGAAAGTCCATCTCCCCAGAGTTATTACCATCATGGACAAAGAGGCAACATTCAAGGTCTGCGGAAA GTACACGTATGGAAAGCCAGTCTTAGGGGAAGTCACAGCGACTTTCTGTAGAAAGGGCTATAATTATTACTGGTATCGCTCATCAGACACGCAAGACATCTGCACAAAGTACTCCCTTAGG ACTGACAGGACTGGATGTGCCACCGGCACGGTTGACCTGACAAATTACGCACTGAACAGAACGGGATACGAGGATGTGTTTAACTTGGAAAGTTATCTGGAAGAGGATGGGACAG GTGTGATTCTGCGGGGCAGCAGCACAACTGAATTTTCCTCCGATATCATCAGGATCCAGTTTGAAGATTTACCAAAGGGTTTCAAGACGGGCATCCCCCTTACTGGAAAG ATTAAGGTGACAAGGCCAGACTCTTCACCGGCTGCCGGTGAGCCAGTTGAACTCGTCCTGGCACAGGGTGAGATAAGACAAAGCCAGAATTTCACCACAGACAGCAATGGTTTGGTCAGCTTCTCACTGGACACTTCCTCTTGGAAGTCAGACTCCGCTAGTCTCTCG GCCGAGTACCGTGGCTCACAGGATTTCGAGTTTGAGATGGACGTGCGCAGACCTTTATATCGGTCAGCCTTTCAATCGTTGCTACCATTTTATTCCAAAAGCAAGAGCTTTCTGAAGATACAACCAGCCAATGGGCCGCTACCATGTGACAAGGATGAACCAATCGGGGTTGAATATATCATTCAAGGGGAGGAGCTGCAGACGGGGCAGGCCTACCTTGATTTCTATTACCTG GTGGTGGCCAAAGGCAGCATTGTGCGAAATGGGCGTCTGGAAATCCAAGTGAAAACAGGAGAAG TGAACAAGGGAGAGTTATCGTTAATCCTAGAGAAGACCATAGAGTTGGCCCCTGTTGCACAGGTCGTCGTCTACACAGTGCTGCCTAACGGGGAGGCTGTGGCAGACAGCTTTGACTTTGAAGTCCAGCTGTGCTTCAAGAACAAG GTGTCCCTGAAGTTTTCCTCCTCTGAGGAGCTCCCAGGGGGTGACACAACCCTTAGCCTTCAAGCTCAGCCTGGGTCTCTATGTGCTCTGAGGGCCATCGATCAGAGTGTCCTGCTCATGAGCCCTGAGAAGGAACTGAATGCTCAAAAC GTGTACCGGTATCTACCAATTCAAAAGCTGTCTGAGTATCCATATGACGCATTGGATAAAGAGGAAGATGTCTGCATTCCTAATCCAATTGGACCACCAGGCCCATTCGGAATGAAGAGGCAACGTTTTTTCTACTTTCCTTATGAACGTAAATATGATGTGTACCATATCTTCCAG GATGTGGGTTTGAAGATTATGACCAACTCTGATATCAAGAAACCAGTGGATTGCCATTTCCCTATGTACGACTACATGGTTGGTGCTGCAGGCCCATTTCAAGATAACCCTG TTTTAGTTCGTAAAGGTTTCGCAGAGGAACAGGACTCGGATCCAGTGCCTGTGATGGATTTTGCTGTGCAGTCTGGAATGAGTTCCGAGCCGCCGAAGAAGACCATCCGAACATACTTCCCAGAGACCTGGATCTGGCAGCTTGTCCCAGTGGG GGAGTCTGGGTCAGTGAAGATGGGGGAGACTGTGCCCGACACTATCACCAAGTGGGAGGCGGGAGCGTTCTGCACGTCTCCTGTCGGATTCGGCCTGGCTCCCTCCACCCAGCTCACAGCCTTCCAGCCTTTCTTCGTGGAAGTCACCTTGCCGTATTCCGTCATCAGGAGCGAGGTGTTCCAGCTCAAGGCCACCGTCTTCAACTACCTCTCCAAGTGCATCATG GTGAAGGCCAGTCTGGCAGAGTCTTCTGATTTCAAATCCCAGCCCTGTGATGGCTGTCAGTACACTCAGTGCCTGTGTGCTGAGGAGAGCAAGACCTTTACCTGGATCCTCACAGCCACTACCCTGG GCGAGGTGAATGTGTCAGTGACCGCAGAGGCCCTGAAGACGGAGGACCTGTGTGGAAACGAGGTGGCCACTGTGCCAGAGAAAGGACGCATGGACATCATTGTGCGGACACTACTGGTGGAG GCTGAAGGAACAGAGCAAACGAAAAGCCACAACAGACTGATGTGCCCTGCAG ATGGCCCTGTGAAGGAACAGATTTCTCTGACACTCCCGGAAGTGATTGTGGAGGGGTCAGCCAAGGCCTCCATCTCTGTTCTCG GAGACATCCTGGGTCGCGCAATGAAGAACCTAGACAAGCTGCTTGCTATGCCGTTCGGCTGTGGGGAGCAGAACATGATTCTCTTCTCCCCCAACATCTACATCCTCAAGTACCTGGAGAGCACGCATCAGCTCACACAGGAGATCAAGAACAGGGCCACAGGCTTCCTGCAGAGTG GATACCAGAGAGAACTGAACTACAAACACGACGATGGCTCCTACAGTGCCTTTGGGAAAAGTGACGAGTCAGGCAACACCTG GCTGACAGCGTTTGTGCTGAAGTCTTTCGGCAGTGCGCGACCCTACATCTTCATTGACCCCCAACACACCTCTGAGGCCAAGAGATGGCTTAGCCAACTCCAGAGGAATGATGGCTGTTTTGAGTCTGTGGGCAAGCTCTTCCATAATGAAATGAAG GGGGGAGTCAGTGATGAGGTATCGTTGACTGCGTACATTGTTGCTGGCCTGCTGGAGCTGGAGAAGAACGTCACA GATCCCATCATCGAGAACAGCCTGTCTTGCTTGAGACCAGTCATAGGCAACCTCAACAACACATACACCATGGCTCTGCTGTCCTACACCTTCACTCTGGCTGGAGATGAGGCAATGAGGGGCAGACTTCTCACTGAGCTGGATGCATTGGCCAAGACCACAG GGGGCAGTCGTCACTGGTCACGCTCTGGGGACGATGGGGAAACAAGCTCTCTGGACGTAGAGATGACCTCCTACGTGCTGCTGGCCCTACTCTCCGGACCTGAGCTCCCCTCCTTCGGACTGGGCTACTCCTCCAGCATCGTTCGCTGGCTGGTGAAGCAACAGAATCCCTATGGTGGCTTCTCCTCCACACAG GACACAGTGGTGGCTCTCCAGGCACTCGCACTGTATGGTGCCGCCACGTTCAGTCCAGAGGGTTCGACCACTCTGACGGTGCGCTCGGCAGGGGACTACCGACGAGAGTTCACCGTGAACCAGGACACACGGCTGCTCTACCAGGAGGAGATGCTGAAGGAAGTCAAGGGGGAGTACACCTTGGAGGCCCAGGGCAAGAGCTGCATTTTCGTGCAG ATAGCCCAGAAGTACAACATACCTCCCCCTCCTGACTTCTCAGCGTTTACCATCTCAGCCGAggcaaaggggaactgcagtggCTCTGGAAAGAAGGTCCTGACTGTGACTGTTGAAGTCAG GTACAATGGAAAACGCAAGGAAACCAACATGGTCATCATAAACGTGAAGCTGCTGTCGGGCTTCATTCTGGTTGAAAGCAGCATACCATCC CTGAAAGGAGCAGTACTTGTGAAACGGGTGGACACCGATGAAGGAAATGTCATCATCTATCTTGACAAT TTGGAAAGCATGATACCTGTGAGATACAGTTTCCTTATATCTGAAGACATCCCAGTGAGGAATCTGCAACCAGCTATCGTGAAAATATACGACTATTACCAGACAA GGGATGAAGCAGTCAGTCAGTACACCTCCCCTTGTGCTGAAG ATGACACACTGAACCAGGTGTGA
- the LOC102693186 gene encoding alpha-2-macroglobulin-like protein 1 isoform X2, translated as MSAAPFQRSSLFQESEETSHITWAAPPSCISTLYRRPSLELVMWRVLLLAPLLLQTAVADPAPGPIYLVTVTSKTTGGSTETLCAQFFHPNETLSFTITLVTETRNLSLLEEQVKEKEFYRCIPFQVPTVNTNTVVQVRVTVRGQTVEMDKETKILIQPSETLTFIQTDKPVYKPGQTIKFRIVSLDSAFVPLETMYPTVELQDPSSNRIAQWLNRTSTSGIVDLSNPMSPEALQGSYVITAWSQTGKETTHSFEIKEYVLPKYEVKVHLPRVITIMDKEATFKVCGKYTYGKPVLGEVTATFCRKGYNYYWYRSSDTQDICTKYSLRTDRTGCATGTVDLTNYALNRTGYEDVFNLESYLEEDGTGVILRGSSTTEFSSDIIRIQFEDLPKGFKTGIPLTGKIKVTRPDSSPAAGEPVELVLAQGEIRQSQNFTTDSNGLVSFSLDTSSWKSDSASLSAEYRGSQDFEFEMDVRRPLYRSAFQSLLPFYSKSKSFLKIQPANGPLPCDKDEPIGVEYIIQGEELQTGQAYLDFYYLVVAKGSIVRNGRLEIQVKTGEVNKGELSLILEKTIELAPVAQVVVYTVLPNGEAVADSFDFEVQLCFKNKVSLKFSSSEELPGGDTTLSLQAQPGSLCALRAIDQSVLLMSPEKELNAQNVYRYLPIQKLSEYPYDALDKEEDVCIPNPIGPPGPFGMKRQRFFYFPYERKYDVYHIFQDVGLKIMTNSDIKKPVDCHFPMYDYMVGAAGPFQDNPVRKGFAEEQDSDPVPVMDFAVQSGMSSEPPKKTIRTYFPETWIWQLVPVGESGSVKMGETVPDTITKWEAGAFCTSPVGFGLAPSTQLTAFQPFFVEVTLPYSVIRSEVFQLKATVFNYLSKCIMVKASLAESSDFKSQPCDGCQYTQCLCAEESKTFTWILTATTLGEVNVSVTAEALKTEDLCGNEVATVPEKGRMDIIVRTLLVEAEGTEQTKSHNRLMCPADGPVKEQISLTLPEVIVEGSAKASISVLGDILGRAMKNLDKLLAMPFGCGEQNMILFSPNIYILKYLESTHQLTQEIKNRATGFLQSGYQRELNYKHDDGSYSAFGKSDESGNTWLTAFVLKSFGSARPYIFIDPQHTSEAKRWLSQLQRNDGCFESVGKLFHNEMKGGVSDEVSLTAYIVAGLLELEKNVTDPIIENSLSCLRPVIGNLNNTYTMALLSYTFTLAGDEAMRGRLLTELDALAKTTGGSRHWSRSGDDGETSSLDVEMTSYVLLALLSGPELPSFGLGYSSSIVRWLVKQQNPYGGFSSTQDTVVALQALALYGAATFSPEGSTTLTVRSAGDYRREFTVNQDTRLLYQEEMLKEVKGEYTLEAQGKSCIFVQIAQKYNIPPPPDFSAFTISAEAKGNCSGSGKKVLTVTVEVRYNGKRKETNMVIINVKLLSGFILVESSIPSLKGAVLVKRVDTDEGNVIIYLDNLESMIPVRYSFLISEDIPVRNLQPAIVKIYDYYQTRDEAVSQYTSPCAEDDTLNQV; from the exons ATGTCGGCGGCACCTTTTCAGAGATCATCGCTGTTTCAGGAAAGTGAG GAGACGAGTCACATAACCTGGGCTGCTCCTCCATCCTGCATCTCCACTCTCTACCGAAGACCCTCGCTGGAGCTCGTGATGTGGAGGGTGTTGCTCCTCGCGCCTCTGCTTCTGCAGACTGCCGTAGCTGACCCGGCTCCTGGACC CATCTACCTGGTGACGGTGACATCCAAGACGACCGGGGGCTCCACCGAGACCCTGTGTGCTCAGTTCTTCCACCCCAATGAAACGCTTTCGTTCACCATCACCCTGGTGACGGAGACCAGAAATCTCTCTTTGCTGGAGGAGCAAGTGAAGGAGAAGGAGTTCTACCGCTGCATTCCCTTCCAG GTTCCCACAGTGAACACCAACACTGTAGTCCAAGTCCGTGTGACCGTTAGAGGACAAACAGTGGAAATGGACAAAGAGACGAAAATCCTCATCCAGCCCAGCGAGACTCTTACCTTCATCCAGACTGACAAGCCCGTCTACAAACCAGGACAAACAA TTAAGTTCCGTATTGTCTCACTGGATTCAGCTTTCGTGCCTCTCGAGACAATG taCCCCACAGTGGAACTTCAG GATCCTTCCTCGAACCGCATCGCCCAGTGGCTCAACAGGACGTCTACCAGTGGGATCGTGGACCTTTCGAATCCCATGAGCCCGGAAGCACTGCAAGGGTCGTACGTCATAACAGCTTGGAGCCAGACAGGCAAAGAAACCACCCACTCCTTTGAAATCAAAGAATACG TCCTACCCAAGTATGAAGTGAAAGTCCATCTCCCCAGAGTTATTACCATCATGGACAAAGAGGCAACATTCAAGGTCTGCGGAAA GTACACGTATGGAAAGCCAGTCTTAGGGGAAGTCACAGCGACTTTCTGTAGAAAGGGCTATAATTATTACTGGTATCGCTCATCAGACACGCAAGACATCTGCACAAAGTACTCCCTTAGG ACTGACAGGACTGGATGTGCCACCGGCACGGTTGACCTGACAAATTACGCACTGAACAGAACGGGATACGAGGATGTGTTTAACTTGGAAAGTTATCTGGAAGAGGATGGGACAG GTGTGATTCTGCGGGGCAGCAGCACAACTGAATTTTCCTCCGATATCATCAGGATCCAGTTTGAAGATTTACCAAAGGGTTTCAAGACGGGCATCCCCCTTACTGGAAAG ATTAAGGTGACAAGGCCAGACTCTTCACCGGCTGCCGGTGAGCCAGTTGAACTCGTCCTGGCACAGGGTGAGATAAGACAAAGCCAGAATTTCACCACAGACAGCAATGGTTTGGTCAGCTTCTCACTGGACACTTCCTCTTGGAAGTCAGACTCCGCTAGTCTCTCG GCCGAGTACCGTGGCTCACAGGATTTCGAGTTTGAGATGGACGTGCGCAGACCTTTATATCGGTCAGCCTTTCAATCGTTGCTACCATTTTATTCCAAAAGCAAGAGCTTTCTGAAGATACAACCAGCCAATGGGCCGCTACCATGTGACAAGGATGAACCAATCGGGGTTGAATATATCATTCAAGGGGAGGAGCTGCAGACGGGGCAGGCCTACCTTGATTTCTATTACCTG GTGGTGGCCAAAGGCAGCATTGTGCGAAATGGGCGTCTGGAAATCCAAGTGAAAACAGGAGAAG TGAACAAGGGAGAGTTATCGTTAATCCTAGAGAAGACCATAGAGTTGGCCCCTGTTGCACAGGTCGTCGTCTACACAGTGCTGCCTAACGGGGAGGCTGTGGCAGACAGCTTTGACTTTGAAGTCCAGCTGTGCTTCAAGAACAAG GTGTCCCTGAAGTTTTCCTCCTCTGAGGAGCTCCCAGGGGGTGACACAACCCTTAGCCTTCAAGCTCAGCCTGGGTCTCTATGTGCTCTGAGGGCCATCGATCAGAGTGTCCTGCTCATGAGCCCTGAGAAGGAACTGAATGCTCAAAAC GTGTACCGGTATCTACCAATTCAAAAGCTGTCTGAGTATCCATATGACGCATTGGATAAAGAGGAAGATGTCTGCATTCCTAATCCAATTGGACCACCAGGCCCATTCGGAATGAAGAGGCAACGTTTTTTCTACTTTCCTTATGAACGTAAATATGATGTGTACCATATCTTCCAG GATGTGGGTTTGAAGATTATGACCAACTCTGATATCAAGAAACCAGTGGATTGCCATTTCCCTATGTACGACTACATGGTTGGTGCTGCAGGCCCATTTCAAGATAACCCTG TTCGTAAAGGTTTCGCAGAGGAACAGGACTCGGATCCAGTGCCTGTGATGGATTTTGCTGTGCAGTCTGGAATGAGTTCCGAGCCGCCGAAGAAGACCATCCGAACATACTTCCCAGAGACCTGGATCTGGCAGCTTGTCCCAGTGGG GGAGTCTGGGTCAGTGAAGATGGGGGAGACTGTGCCCGACACTATCACCAAGTGGGAGGCGGGAGCGTTCTGCACGTCTCCTGTCGGATTCGGCCTGGCTCCCTCCACCCAGCTCACAGCCTTCCAGCCTTTCTTCGTGGAAGTCACCTTGCCGTATTCCGTCATCAGGAGCGAGGTGTTCCAGCTCAAGGCCACCGTCTTCAACTACCTCTCCAAGTGCATCATG GTGAAGGCCAGTCTGGCAGAGTCTTCTGATTTCAAATCCCAGCCCTGTGATGGCTGTCAGTACACTCAGTGCCTGTGTGCTGAGGAGAGCAAGACCTTTACCTGGATCCTCACAGCCACTACCCTGG GCGAGGTGAATGTGTCAGTGACCGCAGAGGCCCTGAAGACGGAGGACCTGTGTGGAAACGAGGTGGCCACTGTGCCAGAGAAAGGACGCATGGACATCATTGTGCGGACACTACTGGTGGAG GCTGAAGGAACAGAGCAAACGAAAAGCCACAACAGACTGATGTGCCCTGCAG ATGGCCCTGTGAAGGAACAGATTTCTCTGACACTCCCGGAAGTGATTGTGGAGGGGTCAGCCAAGGCCTCCATCTCTGTTCTCG GAGACATCCTGGGTCGCGCAATGAAGAACCTAGACAAGCTGCTTGCTATGCCGTTCGGCTGTGGGGAGCAGAACATGATTCTCTTCTCCCCCAACATCTACATCCTCAAGTACCTGGAGAGCACGCATCAGCTCACACAGGAGATCAAGAACAGGGCCACAGGCTTCCTGCAGAGTG GATACCAGAGAGAACTGAACTACAAACACGACGATGGCTCCTACAGTGCCTTTGGGAAAAGTGACGAGTCAGGCAACACCTG GCTGACAGCGTTTGTGCTGAAGTCTTTCGGCAGTGCGCGACCCTACATCTTCATTGACCCCCAACACACCTCTGAGGCCAAGAGATGGCTTAGCCAACTCCAGAGGAATGATGGCTGTTTTGAGTCTGTGGGCAAGCTCTTCCATAATGAAATGAAG GGGGGAGTCAGTGATGAGGTATCGTTGACTGCGTACATTGTTGCTGGCCTGCTGGAGCTGGAGAAGAACGTCACA GATCCCATCATCGAGAACAGCCTGTCTTGCTTGAGACCAGTCATAGGCAACCTCAACAACACATACACCATGGCTCTGCTGTCCTACACCTTCACTCTGGCTGGAGATGAGGCAATGAGGGGCAGACTTCTCACTGAGCTGGATGCATTGGCCAAGACCACAG GGGGCAGTCGTCACTGGTCACGCTCTGGGGACGATGGGGAAACAAGCTCTCTGGACGTAGAGATGACCTCCTACGTGCTGCTGGCCCTACTCTCCGGACCTGAGCTCCCCTCCTTCGGACTGGGCTACTCCTCCAGCATCGTTCGCTGGCTGGTGAAGCAACAGAATCCCTATGGTGGCTTCTCCTCCACACAG GACACAGTGGTGGCTCTCCAGGCACTCGCACTGTATGGTGCCGCCACGTTCAGTCCAGAGGGTTCGACCACTCTGACGGTGCGCTCGGCAGGGGACTACCGACGAGAGTTCACCGTGAACCAGGACACACGGCTGCTCTACCAGGAGGAGATGCTGAAGGAAGTCAAGGGGGAGTACACCTTGGAGGCCCAGGGCAAGAGCTGCATTTTCGTGCAG ATAGCCCAGAAGTACAACATACCTCCCCCTCCTGACTTCTCAGCGTTTACCATCTCAGCCGAggcaaaggggaactgcagtggCTCTGGAAAGAAGGTCCTGACTGTGACTGTTGAAGTCAG GTACAATGGAAAACGCAAGGAAACCAACATGGTCATCATAAACGTGAAGCTGCTGTCGGGCTTCATTCTGGTTGAAAGCAGCATACCATCC CTGAAAGGAGCAGTACTTGTGAAACGGGTGGACACCGATGAAGGAAATGTCATCATCTATCTTGACAAT TTGGAAAGCATGATACCTGTGAGATACAGTTTCCTTATATCTGAAGACATCCCAGTGAGGAATCTGCAACCAGCTATCGTGAAAATATACGACTATTACCAGACAA GGGATGAAGCAGTCAGTCAGTACACCTCCCCTTGTGCTGAAG ATGACACACTGAACCAGGTGTGA